One Vespa crabro chromosome 1, iyVesCrab1.2, whole genome shotgun sequence genomic region harbors:
- the LOC124427881 gene encoding probable low-specificity L-threonine aldolase 2 isoform X1 produces the protein MSDISKGYWSFKTSDLEKKYIVVDLRSDTLTKPTKAMRVAMFNAEVGDDVYEEDPTVKKLEEKAATLMGKEAALFVTSGTMGNLIAIMTHCDVRGSEAYCGEDSHTVLHEQGGAAQLGGVTLCPLPNNPDGSFDLVLLRNKLRKDRLHEPTSKLVIVENTINGKIVPQDWIIKLSELAKSCNLKLHLDGARIWNVVTASNVSAKDLVSVFDSVTFCLSKGLGAPIGSILCGDKSFIRKARRIRKVLGGGMRQVGIIAAAGLVALEEIVPLLKEDHKRAALIARAINNLNSEIFTVDEKTVQTNIVFINIHSKFITSINFAERLQQVQEDEEDDKIIIKCLPLTSTMVRFVLYHEITDEMVEAVIRKITYIIKCMDVNKSST, from the exons atgtcCGACATTTCAAAAGGATACTGGTCTTTCAAGACGTCcgatttggaaaaaaaa TATATCGTTGTTGACTTACGAAGCGATACACTTACCAAACCAACTAAAGCAATGCGAGTTGCTATGTTCAACGCAGAAGTAGGAGATGATGTTTATGAGGAAGATCCGACagtaaaaa aaCTAGAAGAAAAAGCTGCAACATTAATGGGAAAAGAAGCTGCGCTTTTTGTTACTTCTGGAACAATGGGAAATTTAATTGCCA TTATGACTCATTGCGATGTACGTGGAAGCGAAGCTTATTGCGGTGAGGATTCTCATACGGTTTTACACGAGCAAGGTGGCGCTGCTCAATTAGGAGGTGTAACTTTATGTCCTTTACCAAATAATCCTGATGGAAGTTTTGATCTAGTATTACTTCGAAATAAACTACGTAAAGACAGATTGCATGAACCAACCTCAAAATTGGTAATTGTAGAAAATACAATTAATGGTAAGATCGTACCACAAGATTGGATTATAAAATTGTCTGAATTAGCCAAATCTTGTAATCTTAAATTACATTTGGATGGAGCAAGAATTTGGAATGTTGTTACGGCATCTAACGTATCGGCTAAGGATCTTGTGTCTGTATTCGATTCGGTCACGTTTTGTTTAAGCAAGGGTTTGGGGGCACCGATTGGTTCCATattatgcggagataaaagcTTCATCAGAAAAGCTAGAAGAATACGAAAGGTTTTAGGTGGAGGAATGAGACAAGTTGGTATTATTGCGGCCGCTGGACTCGTGGCTCTAGAGGAAATCGTACCTTTGTTGAAAGAAGACCATAAAAGAGCAGCCCTTATCGCACGAGCGATCAATAATTTAAACTCCGAAATATTTACCGTCGATGAGAAAACTGTACAGACAAATatagtttttataaatatacattcgaAATTTATTACTTCAATAAATTTTGCAGAAAGACTTCAGCAAGTTcaagaagatgaagaggatgataaaataataataaaatgtttaccTCTAACGAGTACGATGGTTAGATTTGTTTTGTACCATGAAATTACTGACGAGATGGTGGAAGCGGTTATACGTAAAAtcacatatattattaaatgtatgGATGTAAACAAATCATCGACATAA
- the LOC124427865 gene encoding eukaryotic translation initiation factor 3 subunit D — protein MDDVVELDDCDHKEKRAHFQAPAIQHNPDGWGPCELPDQFKDIPYQPFSKGDRLGKICDWTAPAFQDKKFPNKYTSQFGSGSQYAYYHDEDESTFHLVDTTRVQKPPYQRGRFRHNQRNLRGRGGQRGALSQMQQLGKLKLRERERKGQTKRWGRQQGLRNHKNQPPIKIRDASVTVRPDWVTIEEMDFPRLAKLSLPSVKDGEDILCCGSLEYYDKTYDRVNVKNEKPLQRIDRIFHTVTTTDDPIIRKLSKTEGNVYATDAILATIMCCTRSNYSWDIVIEKIGDKLFFDKRDNTEFDLLTVNETSVEPPQDDGNSLNSPRNLALEATFINHNFSQQVLKSNEPRHKFDEGNPFISEEEESDVASVAYRYRKWDLNNGIVLVARCEHDAVMQGPNNETQFLTIKALNEWDSKLANGVEWRQKLDTQRGAVLANELRNNACKLAKWTVQAILAGSDQLKFGYVSRAIVRDSSKHVILGTQQYKPNEFATQINLNMDNAWGILRCIIDICMKQKDGKYLIMKDPNKPMIRLYDIPDNTFESEGEEDEDEDEPTNDAFQS, from the exons atggacGACGTTGTAGAGTTGGACGATTGcgatcataaagaaaaaagagcgcATTTCCAAGCGCCGGCAATTCAACATAATCCTGACGGCTGGGGCCCATGTGAATTGCCAGATCAATTTAAAGATATTCCTTATCAACCATTTTCCAAAGGCGACAGGCTAGGAAAA aTCTGCGATTGGACTGCACCGGCATTCCAAGACAAGAAATTTCCaa ACAAATATACTTCTCAATTTGGCTCAGGAAGTCAATATGCTTACTATCATGATGAAGATGAAAGCACTTTCCATCTTGTGGATACTACCAGAGTGCAGAAGCCGCCTTATCAACGTGGCAGGTTCAGGCACAACCAGCGTAATTTGCGTGGACGTGGAGGCCAGCGTGGTGCTTTGAGTCAAATGCAACAGCTAGGTAAATTGAAGCTACGCGAGCGCGAACGCAAAGGACAAACAAAACGTTGGGGTAGGCAGCAGGGACTAAGAAATCACAAGAATCAACCACCTATTAAGATTCGAGATGCTTCTGTCACCGTACGACCTGATTGGGTGACTATAGAAGAGATGGATTTCCCTAGATTAGCTAAATTATCATTACCCAGCGTTAAAGACGGAGAAGATATACTCTGTTGTGGATCTCTAGAGTATTATGATAAAACTTATGACAGAGTAAATGTCAAAAATGAGAAACCTTTGCAAAGAATCGATCGTATTTTCCATACCGTTACTACTACCGATGATCCTATCATCCGTAAACTATCGAAAACCGAGGGCAATGTCTATGCCACTGATGCCATACTCGCTACTATTATGTGCTGTACTCGTAGTAATTATTCATGGGATATAGTGATTGAAAAAATCGGAGACAAGCTTTTCTTTGATAAACGAGATAATACAGAATTCGACCTTTTAACTGTAAACGAAACTAGCGTGGAACCACCGCAGGATGACGGGAATTCATTAAATTCTCCAAGAAACCTGGCATTAGAGGCtacatttattaatcataatttctCGCAGCAAGTGCTTAAATCCAACGAACCACGTCACAAATTTGACGAAGGAAATCCTTTTATCtctgaagaggaagagagtgaTGTAGCCAGCGTTGCTTATCGCTATCGTAAATGGGATCTTAATAATGGTATCGTTTTAGTTGCTCGATGTGAACACGATGCCGTGATGCAAGGCCCAAATAACGAAACACAATTTCTAactattaaagcattgaacgAATGGGATTCTAAACTTGCAAATGGTGTTGAATGGCGCCAAAAGTTGGATACCCAACGTGGTGCAGTATTAGCTAATGAACTTAGAAATAATGCTTGCAAATTAGCCAAGTGGACTGTTCAAGCAATATTAGCTGGATCGGATCAATTGAAATTTGGATACGTTTCACGTGCTATCGTACGTGATTCTAGCAAACATGTAATTCTTGGTACTCAACAATATAAGCCCAATGAATTTGCCACtcaaattaatttgaatatgGATAATGCTTGGGGTATACTGAGATGTATTATTGACATTTGTATGAAGCAAAAGGatggaaaatatttgattatgaAGGATCCTAATAAGCCTATGATTCGTTTGTACGATATACCTGACAATACTTTTGAGagcgaaggagaagaagatgaagatgaagatgaaccTACGAACGACGCATTCCAAAGTTAA
- the LOC124427881 gene encoding probable low-specificity L-threonine aldolase 2 isoform X2, with the protein MRVAMFNAEVGDDVYEEDPTVKKLEEKAATLMGKEAALFVTSGTMGNLIAIMTHCDVRGSEAYCGEDSHTVLHEQGGAAQLGGVTLCPLPNNPDGSFDLVLLRNKLRKDRLHEPTSKLVIVENTINGKIVPQDWIIKLSELAKSCNLKLHLDGARIWNVVTASNVSAKDLVSVFDSVTFCLSKGLGAPIGSILCGDKSFIRKARRIRKVLGGGMRQVGIIAAAGLVALEEIVPLLKEDHKRAALIARAINNLNSEIFTVDEKTVQTNIVFINIHSKFITSINFAERLQQVQEDEEDDKIIIKCLPLTSTMVRFVLYHEITDEMVEAVIRKITYIIKCMDVNKSST; encoded by the exons ATGCGAGTTGCTATGTTCAACGCAGAAGTAGGAGATGATGTTTATGAGGAAGATCCGACagtaaaaa aaCTAGAAGAAAAAGCTGCAACATTAATGGGAAAAGAAGCTGCGCTTTTTGTTACTTCTGGAACAATGGGAAATTTAATTGCCA TTATGACTCATTGCGATGTACGTGGAAGCGAAGCTTATTGCGGTGAGGATTCTCATACGGTTTTACACGAGCAAGGTGGCGCTGCTCAATTAGGAGGTGTAACTTTATGTCCTTTACCAAATAATCCTGATGGAAGTTTTGATCTAGTATTACTTCGAAATAAACTACGTAAAGACAGATTGCATGAACCAACCTCAAAATTGGTAATTGTAGAAAATACAATTAATGGTAAGATCGTACCACAAGATTGGATTATAAAATTGTCTGAATTAGCCAAATCTTGTAATCTTAAATTACATTTGGATGGAGCAAGAATTTGGAATGTTGTTACGGCATCTAACGTATCGGCTAAGGATCTTGTGTCTGTATTCGATTCGGTCACGTTTTGTTTAAGCAAGGGTTTGGGGGCACCGATTGGTTCCATattatgcggagataaaagcTTCATCAGAAAAGCTAGAAGAATACGAAAGGTTTTAGGTGGAGGAATGAGACAAGTTGGTATTATTGCGGCCGCTGGACTCGTGGCTCTAGAGGAAATCGTACCTTTGTTGAAAGAAGACCATAAAAGAGCAGCCCTTATCGCACGAGCGATCAATAATTTAAACTCCGAAATATTTACCGTCGATGAGAAAACTGTACAGACAAATatagtttttataaatatacattcgaAATTTATTACTTCAATAAATTTTGCAGAAAGACTTCAGCAAGTTcaagaagatgaagaggatgataaaataataataaaatgtttaccTCTAACGAGTACGATGGTTAGATTTGTTTTGTACCATGAAATTACTGACGAGATGGTGGAAGCGGTTATACGTAAAAtcacatatattattaaatgtatgGATGTAAACAAATCATCGACATAA